The DNA sequence AGCCCCGCCGTAAACGTTGATATTCCGGAATGAGGGGATTTCCGCTGAAACGAGGTTTTTAACCGATGACGACGCAGTGGCTGTATGACCGACGAGACGGCACGCGCACTCGGCGAAATGTGGCAGGACGACTACCCGTGGGCCTTCCTGACGAAACTGACCGAACTCGAAAACAGGATGGGCGGCCATCCCGGCGAGGAACGAGCGGCGGAACTGGTCGTGGAGGCGTTCGAACGTGCCGGGGCACGGAATGCACACACCGAGGCGTTCGACATGAACTGTTGGACCCGCGGGTCGGCCGAACTCGCCGTCACCGACCCGGTCGAACGGTCGTTCGAGACCATCGCGCTCCCGTACTCGCTGGCGGGTGACGTGCAGGGAGAACTGGTAGACGTCGGTCACGGTATGCCCGAGGAGATAGACGCGGTCGACGTGGCCGGAAAGATCGCCGTCGCCAGCACGACGACGCCCGACGGAAGCCGGTTCATCCACCGAATGGAGAAGTTCGGACACGCCGCCGCCGCGGGTGCGGAGGCGTTCATCTTTCACAACCACGTTCCAGGACAGCTTCCGCCGACCGGTTCGCTCACGTTCGGGGACGAAGCCGCACTTCCCGCCGTCGGCGTCAGCAAGGAGACCGGCGCGTGGTTGACCGAATACGCCGAGACGGGTGCGACCGCGAGGCTGGTCGTCGACGCGACGACCGAACCGGGAACCAGTCACAACGCCGTCGCGGAATTCGGTCCCGAGACCGACGAAGAGGTCGTCGTCGTCGCCCACTTGGACGGACACGACATCGCGGAGGGGGCACTCGACAACGGCTGTGGCATCACTACCGTCGTCGCGGCGGCCCACGTGCTCGCGAAGATGGACCTCGACACGCGCGTCCGGGTCGTGGGCGTCGGCTGTGAGGAGATCGGGTTACTGGGCGCACAAGCGTTGGTCGAGTCGCTCGATACGGAGCGGACGAAAGCCGTCGTGAACGTCGACGGTGCCGGGCGGTTCCGTGACATGCTGGCGTACATGCACGGCTCCGAGACGATGCGTTCGGTGATCGAAACCGTCTCGGATGAGGCGAACCAACCGATCTCGATTCAGGAGGGCGTGCATCCGTTCAGCGACCACTGGCCGTTCCTGAAGGCAGGTGTTCCGGCGCTCCAACTCCACAGTGAAGCCGACGTCAGCGCACCCGGTCTTCGGGGACGCGGGTGGGGTCACACGCACGCCGACACGCGGGACAAGGTGGACGACCGCAACCTCCGCGAACACGCCATGCTGGCGGCGTTGTTGATCCGGGAGGTCGCATCGCGCGGCGAGATTCCGCGTCCGGAACCGGACGGAATCGTGGAAAACCTCCGCGAACAGGAGTACGAGGAGGGAATGCGAGCGGCGGGTATCTGGCCCGACGGCTGGAACTAGGCTCGGTTCGTGATTTCCACCTGAACGATTTCTTCGACGAGTATCGCAAGTCCGCGAACGATGAGATACACGCCACCGACGAGCGATGCGAGCGCGAGGAGGGCGAAGACGACGGTTCCGAGGAACCCGAACGCTCCCATCACGAACACGCCGAGCGTTCGTCCCAAAAACATCGCCAGCAGCCCCAGCACGATATTTACCGTTACTTCCCACAGCAATCCATCATTGACCATACCGAAAAGAAAGGCGTGTTCGGTATATATCTACTCGATAGTTCGACAGATGTCCCGCGCCACGCGACTCCTCGTCCGCCGTTCCACTCGGAGGTCGCCGAACACGTCGTGGAGGCTTTTCGTCGCCGCGCCGTCCACCGCGAATTCGAAATCGTAGCCCACGTCCGCGAGGTAGAGCGGATGGGCGGGTGCGCACGGAACGCCTTCCTTCCCGTCGAGCGGTTCCGACGCGAGCACGCGGTCGATCTTCGCCATCTCCTCCTCGCCGGTCGCGACGGCGTGAATCAGCGAGACGACCCGCCGGACGAGGTTTCTGGCGAAGCCGCTGGAGCGAAGCGTGAAGACGAGGTAATCGTCGTCCTGGAGCACGTCGATATCGAGGTCGCGGACGGTTCCCTCGGTGTCCGGGGTCAGGTTGTGAAAGTCGTGTTCGCCCGAGAGCCGTCTCGATGCCTCCTTTGCCAGCCCGAGGTTGGCTCGTGGCGCATGAGAATGATAGACATACTCCCGGTAGTAGGCGTCGTGAGTCGCGTGAAACGCCGGATCGACGTCCGTGCTGGCCCAGACGCGAATCTCGCC is a window from the Haladaptatus sp. R4 genome containing:
- a CDS encoding M28 family peptidase, which gives rise to MTDETARALGEMWQDDYPWAFLTKLTELENRMGGHPGEERAAELVVEAFERAGARNAHTEAFDMNCWTRGSAELAVTDPVERSFETIALPYSLAGDVQGELVDVGHGMPEEIDAVDVAGKIAVASTTTPDGSRFIHRMEKFGHAAAAGAEAFIFHNHVPGQLPPTGSLTFGDEAALPAVGVSKETGAWLTEYAETGATARLVVDATTEPGTSHNAVAEFGPETDEEVVVVAHLDGHDIAEGALDNGCGITTVVAAAHVLAKMDLDTRVRVVGVGCEEIGLLGAQALVESLDTERTKAVVNVDGAGRFRDMLAYMHGSETMRSVIETVSDEANQPISIQEGVHPFSDHWPFLKAGVPALQLHSEADVSAPGLRGRGWGHTHADTRDKVDDRNLREHAMLAALLIREVASRGEIPRPEPDGIVENLREQEYEEGMRAAGIWPDGWN
- the truA gene encoding tRNA pseudouridine(38-40) synthase TruA, yielding MRAFRVAYDGSPFYGFQRQPDVPTVEDTLFDSLCALGVADNVPEGYAAAGRTDAGVSALAQTVAFECPEWLSPSAFNSELPGEIRVWASTDVDPAFHATHDAYYREYVYHSHAPRANLGLAKEASRRLSGEHDFHNLTPDTEGTVRDLDIDVLQDDDYLVFTLRSSGFARNLVRRVVSLIHAVATGEEEMAKIDRVLASEPLDGKEGVPCAPAHPLYLADVGYDFEFAVDGAATKSLHDVFGDLRVERRTRSRVARDICRTIE